A single Lolium perenne isolate Kyuss_39 chromosome 6, Kyuss_2.0, whole genome shotgun sequence DNA region contains:
- the LOC127309163 gene encoding uncharacterized protein, which translates to MELGDHGTKDEGGRRTLSGDDNKQQRLNDDSDDEGTRQPYNCTFCRRGFPTAQALGGHMNIHRKDRGRASTPPKVAEITLLQAQRAPLPQLELRLFESGHVADATDRGKEQGSARYRRKHYIAMDSERRQEEEDEELDLELRLGW; encoded by the coding sequence ATGGAGCTGGGTGATCATGGCACCAAGGACGAAGGTGGAAGAAGGACCCTGAGCGGCGACGACAACAAGCAGCAGCGCCTCAacgacgacagcgacgatgaggGGACGAGGCAGCCGTACAACTGCACCTTCTGCAGGCGTGGGTTCCCCACGGCTCAGGCGCTCGGCGGGCACATGAACATCCACCGGAAGGACCGAGGGAGGGCATCGACGCCGCCGAAGGTCGCAGAGATAACCTTGCTCCAAGCCCAACGGGCGCCGCTGCCGCAGCTGGAGCTGCGGCTGTTCGAATCCGGCCATGTCGCCGACGCCACCGACCGTGGCAAAGAACAAGGCAGCGCCAGATATCGACGGAAGCACTACATCGCCATGGACTCTGAGCGACGACAagaagaggaggatgaggagCTGGATTTGGAGCTCAGACTTGGTTGGTAG